A single window of [Clostridium] hylemonae DSM 15053 DNA harbors:
- a CDS encoding DUF2089 domain-containing protein produces MKKVISQCPVCSGELKVTRLKCSDCDTVIENDFTLSKFDYLSGEELYFTETFIRCRGNIKEVEKELGISYPTVRAKLDGIIRKLGYEEDAKQDEEMQKREAVLKALELGQITAEEAIRRLK; encoded by the coding sequence ATGAAGAAAGTGATCAGCCAGTGTCCGGTCTGCAGTGGAGAACTGAAAGTGACCCGTCTGAAGTGTTCAGACTGTGATACCGTGATTGAAAATGACTTTACATTGAGTAAGTTTGATTATCTGTCCGGAGAGGAATTGTATTTTACCGAGACCTTTATCCGGTGCAGGGGAAACATCAAGGAGGTTGAAAAGGAGCTTGGAATCTCGTATCCGACCGTCCGGGCGAAGCTTGACGGTATCATCAGGAAGCTCGGATATGAGGAAGACGCGAAACAAGATGAGGAGATGCAGAAGCGCGAGGCTGTGCTGAAAGCGCTCGAGCTGGGACAGATCACGGCGGAAGAGGCGATCCGCCGGCTGAAATAG
- a CDS encoding MATE family efflux transporter produces MTAEGGIDMGEGQDNVQFDKMTKTPVPNLIIRLGIPTVVSMLITSIYNTADTYFVSRLGTSASGAVGVVFSLMAVLQAFGFMFGHGAGSIISRKLGKKDKESASRFASTSFFLAIAAGVFIGAAGIAFLTQFMRLLGSTETILPYAKQYGFYILLAGPFMTGSCVLNNILRYEGRAAYAMIGLTTGGILNMAGDPVLMFGLHMGVAGAGLSTALSQMISFLILLAMFLSGKTDSKLSVRLITKDVSDVVRIVTTGFPSLIRQGLGSVSTLLLNHQAAVYGDAAVAAMSIVNRICMLIFSVGLGLGQGFQPVAAFNYGAEKYDRVKKGFWFTAAAGEAVIGSLAAVCLLVSAQVIGVFRNDPEVIRIGVFALRCQCVACFFQPAAVCTNMMFQSVGESGKASFLSSLRSGICFIPLILILPAVFGLRGVQTAQTVADVLAFLISAPLAVWFLRKLDRKGQDGAGDDGGI; encoded by the coding sequence ATGACAGCAGAAGGGGGAATTGACATGGGAGAAGGGCAGGACAATGTCCAGTTTGACAAGATGACAAAGACGCCGGTACCGAATCTGATCATAAGACTCGGAATTCCGACTGTCGTCAGTATGCTCATAACGAGTATTTACAATACGGCGGATACATATTTTGTGAGCAGGCTCGGAACGAGCGCGAGCGGAGCCGTAGGAGTTGTATTCAGTCTTATGGCCGTGCTGCAGGCGTTTGGCTTTATGTTCGGCCATGGCGCGGGCAGTATCATATCCAGGAAGCTTGGAAAGAAAGACAAGGAGAGCGCCAGCAGATTTGCCTCGACGAGTTTTTTTCTGGCTATAGCTGCCGGGGTATTCATCGGTGCGGCAGGTATTGCGTTTCTGACACAGTTCATGCGTCTGCTTGGAAGCACGGAGACGATACTGCCGTATGCAAAGCAATACGGATTTTACATATTGCTGGCGGGCCCGTTTATGACGGGAAGCTGCGTGCTGAACAATATTCTCAGATACGAGGGCAGGGCGGCGTACGCCATGATCGGACTTACAACGGGGGGCATCCTCAATATGGCAGGCGACCCGGTACTTATGTTCGGCCTTCATATGGGAGTGGCCGGCGCGGGGCTTTCTACGGCGCTCTCTCAGATGATAAGTTTCCTGATCCTTCTGGCCATGTTTCTGAGCGGAAAAACGGACAGCAAGCTTTCGGTGCGGCTAATAACAAAGGACGTAAGCGACGTTGTGCGCATCGTCACTACTGGTTTTCCAAGTCTTATCCGCCAGGGGCTTGGAAGTGTTTCGACGCTGCTTTTGAATCATCAGGCGGCGGTGTACGGAGACGCGGCAGTGGCGGCCATGAGCATTGTCAACCGTATATGTATGCTCATCTTCTCTGTGGGACTCGGGCTCGGGCAGGGATTTCAGCCTGTAGCTGCTTTTAACTACGGGGCGGAAAAGTATGACAGAGTCAAAAAAGGCTTTTGGTTTACGGCAGCGGCCGGCGAAGCGGTCATCGGCAGTCTGGCGGCGGTGTGTCTGCTCGTATCTGCGCAGGTCATCGGCGTATTCCGCAATGACCCGGAGGTCATCCGGATCGGAGTCTTTGCGCTGCGCTGCCAGTGTGTCGCCTGCTTTTTCCAGCCGGCGGCGGTATGCACCAACATGATGTTCCAGAGCGTGGGAGAGAGCGGGAAGGCGTCGTTCCTGTCGTCGCTTCGGAGCGGGATCTGTTTTATCCCGCTCATATTGATCCTTCCTGCAGTATTCGGTCTGAGAGGAGTGCAGACAGCCCAGACAGTGGCGGATGTTCTGGCATTTCTCATATCTGCCCCGCTCGCGGTCTGGTTTCTCCGTAAGCTGGACAGAAAAGGGCAGGATGGAGCCGGTGATGACGGCGGTATTTAG
- a CDS encoding SHOCT-like domain-containing protein, translating into MDERLRVLKMIEEGTITAEQAAELLNAMGVEEAGEPPARTNYDKKMFRIIVDGSGDKVNIQFPVGAVKKILKVTGRLPIPEKELQGVNLEEMMDAISDCLDGEIEGDLVSVEAADGTRVRIYVDK; encoded by the coding sequence ATGGATGAAAGATTGAGAGTTTTAAAGATGATAGAAGAAGGTACGATCACGGCGGAACAGGCGGCAGAACTCCTGAATGCAATGGGTGTGGAAGAGGCAGGAGAGCCGCCGGCCAGAACGAACTATGACAAAAAGATGTTCCGCATTATCGTGGACGGAAGCGGAGACAAGGTAAACATTCAGTTCCCGGTCGGGGCTGTGAAAAAGATACTCAAGGTTACGGGGAGGCTTCCTATCCCGGAGAAGGAGCTGCAGGGGGTGAATCTGGAAGAAATGATGGATGCCATTTCCGACTGCCTGGACGGCGAGATAGAGGGCGACTTAGTCAGTGTGGAGGCAGCAGACGGTACGAGAGTAAGAATATACGTAGATAAATAG